Proteins encoded within one genomic window of Empedobacter falsenii:
- a CDS encoding diphosphomevalonate/mevalonate 3,5-bisphosphate decarboxylase family protein — MEQQFISTLSIIASELKSGSVSAKSPSNIALVKYWGKKKNQIPTNSSISYTLTNSYTETELKFSPKTSDTFEVEVYLEGELKESFAPKIITFFERITAYIPFLNQYKFEIHTHNSFPHSSGIASSASGMSAMALCLVQIENILGANLSEEDALKKASFLARLGSGSACRSVYKGLVEWGENDFIEGSSDLFGTKYPDVEIHDVFKTFHDTILLIHEGQKSVSSTVGHNLMNGHPYAERRFVEANENLKALLPILKSGNIKAFGELVEHEALTLHAMMMMSNPAFILMKPNTVAALEKLWEFRRETGNHLYFTLDAGANVHLLYPEQDAEAIEIFIENELKQFCQNGNYIKDKVSF, encoded by the coding sequence ATGGAACAACAATTCATTTCAACACTTTCAATAATTGCTTCGGAATTAAAATCAGGAAGCGTTTCTGCTAAAAGTCCATCAAATATTGCGTTGGTAAAATATTGGGGAAAAAAGAAAAATCAAATTCCAACCAATAGCTCTATCAGCTACACATTAACGAATAGCTATACAGAAACTGAATTAAAATTTTCACCAAAAACGTCGGATACTTTTGAGGTTGAAGTTTATTTGGAAGGAGAATTGAAAGAAAGTTTTGCTCCAAAAATCATTACTTTTTTTGAAAGAATTACCGCCTACATTCCATTTTTGAATCAATACAAATTTGAAATTCACACACACAATTCTTTTCCACATAGTTCTGGAATTGCTTCTTCAGCTTCTGGAATGTCGGCAATGGCTTTGTGTTTAGTTCAAATTGAGAATATTTTAGGGGCTAATTTATCAGAAGAAGATGCTTTGAAAAAAGCTTCTTTCTTGGCTCGTTTAGGTTCTGGAAGTGCTTGTCGTTCGGTTTACAAAGGTTTGGTTGAATGGGGAGAAAATGATTTTATCGAAGGAAGCTCAGATTTATTTGGAACAAAATATCCAGATGTCGAAATTCATGATGTTTTCAAAACTTTTCACGACACCATTTTATTGATTCACGAAGGTCAAAAATCAGTTTCTTCTACTGTTGGTCACAATTTGATGAACGGACATCCGTATGCTGAACGTCGTTTTGTGGAAGCAAATGAAAACTTGAAAGCTTTATTACCAATTTTAAAATCTGGTAATATCAAAGCGTTTGGAGAATTGGTAGAACATGAAGCGTTGACATTACACGCCATGATGATGATGTCTAATCCTGCATTTATTTTGATGAAACCAAATACAGTTGCGGCTTTAGAAAAACTGTGGGAATTCCGTCGTGAGACTGGAAATCATTTGTATTTTACATTAGATGCTGGTGCAAATGTACATTTATTGTATCCTGAGCAAGATGCGGAAGCGATTGAAATCTTCATCGAAAATGAATTAAAACAATTCTGTCAAAACGGAAATTATATAAAAGATAAAGTGAGTTTTTAA
- a CDS encoding NAD-dependent epimerase/dehydratase family protein has product MIFVTGGTGLVGAHLLVELAKKQQPIRALKRKTSNTETIQNFFADQNASQFYQFIHWIDGDLLDVTELPNLLDGIETIYHAAAFVSFDERQEEEIFNTNILGTESLVNEAIDSGVKEFFFISSIASMDDLNPATKMIDERSGWNNGLTHSSYSISKFRAEMEVWRASQEGIKVIIINPGVIIGTLDTKRASESLFQQNSSKSDYAPSGGTGFVDVRDVVKIFLELINQQVYNQKFVVISENKSYREVFDFVSINSKRSVKNVSNTTLKIIKNLSIFSRIFGGKYMTKANYYSLTTYTKYDNSKVKNLLQYEFIPIKEAIDYHYKRFQKLNSTK; this is encoded by the coding sequence ATGATTTTCGTAACGGGAGGAACAGGTTTGGTTGGCGCGCATTTGTTGGTAGAATTGGCAAAAAAGCAACAACCTATTCGTGCTTTAAAACGAAAAACATCGAACACAGAAACCATCCAAAATTTCTTTGCGGATCAAAATGCTTCGCAATTTTATCAGTTTATTCATTGGATTGATGGTGATTTGTTGGATGTAACTGAACTTCCGAATTTATTAGACGGAATCGAGACAATTTATCACGCTGCGGCCTTTGTTTCATTTGATGAACGTCAAGAAGAAGAAATTTTCAATACGAATATTTTAGGAACTGAATCTTTAGTAAATGAAGCGATTGATTCTGGCGTGAAAGAATTTTTCTTCATTAGCTCTATTGCTTCGATGGATGATTTGAATCCAGCAACTAAAATGATTGATGAGCGCTCTGGTTGGAACAATGGCTTGACGCATTCTTCTTATTCTATCTCAAAATTTAGAGCAGAAATGGAAGTTTGGCGCGCTTCACAAGAAGGGATTAAAGTTATCATTATTAATCCTGGTGTAATCATCGGAACTTTGGATACAAAACGTGCAAGCGAAAGTTTGTTTCAACAAAATTCGTCAAAAAGCGATTATGCTCCTTCGGGCGGAACTGGTTTTGTTGATGTTCGCGATGTGGTGAAGATTTTTTTAGAATTAATTAATCAACAAGTTTACAATCAAAAATTTGTGGTAATTTCTGAAAATAAAAGTTACCGAGAAGTGTTTGATTTTGTTTCGATTAACAGCAAACGTTCAGTCAAAAATGTTTCAAACACAACCTTGAAAATCATTAAAAATCTATCTATTTTTAGTCGAATTTTTGGTGGGAAATATATGACAAAAGCGAATTATTATTCGTTGACAACTTATACCAAATATGACAATTCTAAAGTTAAAAATTTGCTTCAATACGAATTTATTCCAATCAAAGAAGCAATTGATTATCATTATAAACGCTTTCAAAAGCTGAATTCTACAAAATAG